GTCAGTGGTCTGGATGATGACACGCTAACCTTGACAGTCTATTTGACCGATAGTTATGGGAACCAAGGAAATAATGTAACGGATACAGTGCTTAAAGATACGAGTGAACCAAGTGGCTATAGCGTTAGTATAGATTCAAGTTATATCAATAGTAGCAATGCAACAGCAATAAGCTTTACTTTTGCTTTGGCGGAAGTCGGAGCAACGTATTCTTACAGTATCGACGATACCAATGGCGGGACTTTGCCGATAACAGGAAGTGGAACCATAGGGACAGCCACCGATCAGATAACAGGTATTGATGTCAGTGGATTAGATGATGATACCTTAACCTTGACAGTTTACCTGACAGATAATCATGGGAACCAAGGTGGCAACACAACGGATACAGCAACTAAAGAGACCGTTGTGCCAAGCGGTTACTCTGTTACTCTAGATCAAGACCCGGTGACGTCAGCTAATGACACGGGGGTAAGCTTTAGTTTTGCCTTGGCGGAAGTCGGAACAACATATCATTACAGCATTGATGATAATAATAATGGCACGTCACCGATAACAGGAAGTGGGGGCATAATAACAGCCACAGACCAGGTAAGTAGTATTGATGTGAGTGGCTTAGATGATGGGACCTTGCATCTTAGTGTGACCTTAACAGATGCAGCAGGCAATATCGGGGTAGCGGCAACAGATAGTGCAACCAAAGAAGCGACGCCTCCAACTGGATACACCATAAGCTTCGATCAAGATTCAGTGATTGCATCCAATGCAACGAATGTATCTTTTACTTTTGCCTCGGCAGAAGTAGGAGTCGCTTATACCTATAGCATCGACGATTACAACGGCGGAACCCCTGCGGTTACAGGAAGTGGTATGATAGCGACAGCGACAGACCAGATCAGTGGATTGGATGTCAGCGGGTTGGATGATGATACCTTAACCTTGACAGCTTATTTAACGGATGCATATGGGAACCAAGGAATCAATGTAACGGATACATTAATAAAAGATATATATATACCAAATGGCTATAGTGTTAGTATTGATTCAAGTTATATTAATAACACCAATGCAACAGCAATGAGTTTCACATTTGCCTTGGCGGAAGTCGGAACAACGTATCACTACACTATTGACGATACCAACGGTGCGACTGCTGCGATCACAGGTAGTGGAGTTATAGAGACAGCGACAGATCAGATAACAGATATTGATGTCAGTGGCTTAGCCGACGATATTCTAACTTTGACGGTCTATCTAACAGATAGTGCGGGCAATCAAGGTAGCGATGCAACGGATACAGTGACCAAAGAGACGGTGCCACCAAGTGGTTATACGGTTACCTTAGATCAAGACCCGGTGACGTCATCTAATGATACTGCAGTAAGTTTTACGTTTGCCTCGGCGCAAGTAGATGCAGACTATGCCTACAGTATCAGTGATGGCAGTAGCCAAGTGACAGGCAGTGGGACGATAGCAACAGCCACAGACCAGATAAGTAGTATTGATGTGAGTGGTCTAGCGGATGGAACCTTGAATCTTAGCGTGACCTTAACAGATGCAGCAGGCAATATCGGGGTAGCGGCAACAGATAGTGCAACCAAAGAAGCAACGCCTCCAAGTGGATACAGTGTAAGCTTCGATCAAGGCACGGTAATCTCATCCAATGAAGCCAACATATCTTTTACCTTTGCCTCGGCAGAAGTAGGAGCTACCTATAACTATAGCATCGACGATACCAATGCTGGAACCCCTGCGGTTACAGGAAGTGGAACCATAGCGACAGCCACAGACCAGATAAGTGGATTGGATGTGAGTGGTCTAGATGATGACACGTTAACCTTGACAGCTTATTTAACAGATGCATATGGAAATCAAGGAGATAATGTAGCGGATATGATTACAAAAGATACCGTTGCTCCAAGTGGATACAGTGTTAGTATTGATTCAAGTTATATTAATAACACCAATGCAACAGCAATGAGTTTCAAGTTTGCCTTGGCGGAAGTCGGAACAACGTATCACTACACTATTGACGATACCAACGGTGTGACTGCTGCCATCACAGGAAGTGGAACTATAGCAACAGCCACAGATCAGATAGCTGGTATTGATGTCAGTGGATTAGCCGACGATATTCTAACTTTGACGGTCTACCTAACAGATAGTGCGGGTAATCAAGGTAGCAATGCAACGGATACAGTGACCAAAGAGACAGTGCCACCTAGTGGTTATACAGTTACCTTAGATCAAGACCCGGTGACATCAGATAATGATACTACAGTAAGTTTTACATTTGCTTCGGCGCAAGTAGATGCAGATTATGCCTATAGTATCAGTGATGGCAGTAGCCAAGTGACAGGCAGTGGGACGATAGGGACAGCCACAGATCAGATAAGTAGTATTGATGTGAGTGGTCTAGCGGATGGAACCTTGAACCTTAGCGTGACCTTAACAGATGCAGCTGGCAATGTCGGGCTAGCAGCAACAGATAGTGCAACAAAAAAAGCAATCTCACCAAGTGGGTATAGCGTCAGCTTCGATCAAGGCTCAGTGATTCCGTCCAATGAATTCAACATATCCTTTGCCTTTGCCTTGGCAGAAGTAGGAGCTACCTATACCTATAGCATTGATGATACCAATGCTGGAACCCCTGCGGTTACAGGAAGTGGTACGATAGCGACAGCGACAGACCAGATCAGTGGATTGGATGTGAGTGGTCTAGATGATGACATGTTAACCTTGACAGCTTATTTAACAGATGCATATGGAAATCAAGGAGATAATGTAACGGATACAGTAGAAAAAGATACGAGTGTACCGAGTGGATACAGTGTTAATATGGATCCAAGTTATATCAATAGTACCAATGCAACCGCAATAAGTTTTACTTTTGCATTGGCAGAGGTGGATGCAACGTATTATTACAGCATTGACGATACCAACGGTGCGACTTCCGCGATCACAGGTAGTGGAGTTATAGAGACAGCGACAGATCAGATAACAGGTATTGATGTGAGTGGCTTAGATGATGATACCATCACCTTAAGTGTTTATTTAACAGATGGTTTTGGAAATACAGGCAATACCACAACGGATACAGTGACCAAAGAGACTGTGGTGCCAAGCGGTTACACCGTTACCTTAGATCAAGATCCGGTGACATCAGATAATGAAACGGCAATAAGTTTTACGTTTGCCTCGGCGGAAGTAGGAGCCACTTATAACTATAGTATTGATGATGCCAATGGTGCAACTTCGGCGATCACAGGTAGTGGAACGATAGAGGCAGCCACAGATCAGATAACAGGTATTGATGTGAGTGGATTAGATAGTGGAACCTTGAACCTTAACGTGACATTGACAGATATAGCGGGCAATGTGGGTATAGCTGCAACGGATAGCGTAGTAAAAAGTGCGAATGTTCCCAATAGTTACACAGCTACCTGTGCCAGTGATCCAAGTGATGATTATGCACAAACATATGAGAAAGCAGCAGATGTTAATGGAAAACCAAGTTATAATTATTATCACAATGTATATGGTGCGAATTTCACAATTCTATGGGATGCTGGCGATAACCGCTGGGAGCTTCAAGATGATAGTGTCTCTGCTGGATATGATCCGGTAGTTCATTACCATAATGGTACAGGTGATACGCCTCCAATTGGTCCTTGGATAAATATATATGGGATTGGGGATATATCACTCAATGCAAACTAGTATTCAAATAAAGAGACAACATATTAATATGTTGTCTCTTTATTTGAATCTAACTTCTTGGCGGGAAAATACCATTAACGCAGATAATAAAGTTAATGGTTAAAAAGGGTGGTAAAATTTGAAGTGGTTGAGAACCGCCGGTATCTCCGATGCTTTTTTCATGCATATTCGTAGTTGTATCGGGATCTTTTGGTCCATAAACATTGGTGGTATATCTAGATTGTGGAACAGATAAAACATTGTTTTCAGGTTCTGCTAAAGTTGCATTTTGGGTGGATGCAGTTATGGTATGGCTATGTTTAGGCATGTTATCAACTGTGATGTGCGTTGTTAGCGTTCCGCCTTTTTCTCCTTGACGAAAAATAGGTCCTTGATGCATTGGGAAGCGATCGCGTAAATCCGGTAATTGGAATGTATTGATTCCATCACCGCCATAGGTGGTACCTAGAAGCGCATAAAGTGCTTGAAATTGTGATATCGGTAATATAGCTCCATCACAGAACATCCAGTCCTGAGGCGCATAGTTGCCGGCGAACATTGTAATCTCACCTAAATAGTAATCTACCATTTAAAAATTCCTCCTTACTTAATCAATTGATGGTTTGTGTTAAGGACGAGATGGATAATAGCCATCATAGTTTATGATAAAATTAAATGTAAGATAAGGCGGCATCGTTGCAAGTGGTTGAGAGCCACCTTCATTTTTTAGACTGTCTTGATCCAATGAAGTTATATGAGAAGCATCATAGTTAGTGTACAGCATTGTCGGATAGCGCGATTGAACAGTTGACATTACGTTATTCGTTGGAGTTGACTCAGCCATATTGCTTGTAGAAGTTCGAAGGGGATGATTGTGAGCGGGTAAATGGTTGGGGGATAGTTGAACGTGCGTCCAACCTCCAATCATTCCTTGATAGAAGCCATCGCCTCGATGGTTTGGAATCCGGTCTCTTAAATCCGGCAGTTTGAAGGTGGTATACCCATCGCCACCGTAACGATTTCCGATAACAGCATAAAGCAGCTGGTACTCAGAAATCTGAAGTGTCGAACCATCACAGAGGAACCATCCTTCTGGCGCGTAAGTTGCTGCAGTAAGGGTCACTTGTCCTGCAAATGGATAATTCATTAATATTTCCTCCTCTCGTTAAAACCTTGACTAACTTGTATAGAATTATTATATCATAAAATTAAATGTAAAACGCAAAGAGAGTATTTTGTATGGAAAATATAGCTTATAATGGCTTGCATTATATGGAGCAAAATAGTAGAATGGTACTTGAATAAAGTGGTAATGTGCAATGGGTTGAGTATAATGGGAAAACTTATAAGGGAAGATTCTCTATTTTTTTATAATAATAAGCGCATAACCATAACTGTGGTATGTGTTTTTTTGTTGTCTGGGAGAGATAAGAGCTGAATGAATAATTAATAAAGGGGAGCTATAGTATTATGATATTAAACATTGATCAACGTAAAATTGTCGATAGTGATGTAACAGGAAATATGCTTATTCGTGGTGTGGCGGGAAGTGGAAAAACCACCGTTGCAGTTCATAGAATACCGATTCTATTGGATTATCATACAAAAGAAAAGGATAAGGTTCTCTTGATAACATATAACCGTTCCTTAATCCACTATGTCAATTATTTATATGAAAAAATGGATCGACAAACGACGCTGCTTGATTTGTCCGATAAGGAAGAACGATTAGAGATTAAGACCATTGACTCAATCATTCGAAGTCTGTTTAATCAATTAAAGATAAAACATAAAAATAATCCCATTCCCTCAATGCATGAACAATTTAATACAATAAACTATGTTTTGGATAAACTTCAAGATAAGTATAAAGAGATTCCGTGGTTTAACACGCAAAATTCGAGATTCATACTTAATGAAATCGATTGGATTAAAGCCTGTGACTACGATAGTATAAAAGCTTATCAAGAAGCTGATAGAACAGGCCGAGCCGCTTACATGAAAGAAATTAAAGACACACAAGGCGTTCAACGAATTAAGAAAAATAGTATTCAAAGAGAAGCTATTTATGAATGCTATCAGTTTTATAATAACATCATGTATAAAAAGGGCTTTTTTGATTTTGGAGATATGGCAAAAATGGTAAAGGATCATTTTGAAGAAATTAATACGGATAAGTACGTGCACATACTTATAGATGAAGCACAAGACCTGTCAAAATTACAACTTGATATAATCAAGAGATTATATGATGAACAAGACTATAGCTCGGCAACCTTTATCACAGATACTTCTCAGAGTATTTATGAAAAATCGTGGTTGAGTTATCATGCTTTTACTACTGTAGGCTTTAATATGGCAGGTCGCTCGCGCATCCTAAGCAAAAACTATCGAACCACGAAACAAGTGGCAATGGCGGCATATAGTTTGACAGAAAAAGATGATGCAATTACTTCAAATGAGTTATACGTGAAGCCTCTGGTGGTTGAACGCGAAGGAAGTTTTCCGGTCTATCGAAATTTTGAAAATGATGAAGAAGAACTTAACTATATCTCCAGCGTGATTAAGAAGAAAAGCTCTAAGTATGACTTGCGGGATATGGTTATCATAGCACGTAATAAAAAGCAGTTAGAGATTGCTAAAGATTATTTGATTCGTCAAGGTATTGACTCCAAAATCTATTCAGATAAAGTATCCTTTGATGAAGAGGTAGTAAAATTATTTACTATGCATTCAATTAAAGGTTTAGAATTTAAGTTGGTTTTTATTATTGGCTTGAATGAAGGAATTATTCCCTATTCTAGTCCGTGTGAAGCAGATGACAATAATAACAGCGAAATACAAGACAGAAAATTATTGTATGTTGGGATGACCAGAGCTGAAGAAAAACTCTATATGACCTCGAGTGGAAAAGCGTCAAAGTTTATAAAAGATATTAATCCCGAATACCTTATTACCAATGATGAAGAACCCTTTGAAAATATTACAAAATTACCTGAAAATCGATATTTGTTTACAGAAAAGATTATTGAAATACATAGCAAAGAGGAAACTGTAAGACAAGGTATTCTTCAAAATCTCATAGATATACTAGGATATCCATTAAGTTGCATCGATATTGAAGTTCCCGTGCAACAATATTCTCAAAAAGGTTATGCAGATATTGTCCTCTACAAATCTCAATCAAAAGAGAAACCCTTAGTTGTCATTGAATGTAAGGCTCAAGATGTTGAAATCGAAGCATTAAAGGACCAATTATTTGACTATATGAAAGCATTGCCTAGTGTAAGATTTGGCATGATGACAAATGGAGTAAAGCATTATTTTTATGAGAAAAGTGGAATGAAAATGTTGGACCGTGCTATGGTGCCATCTTATGATAACTTAGTCAACACCATAGATAAAGTCTTTGTCTATAAGAATATGGTCAATAATAGAGAGTTTAAATATATCGTTAATGGATATGATAATAAAAACATATCAATAAAGTATATGGATGAAGAGGGTGTGTTGCCTATTGGAGACTATCGGGATATAGGAATAATGGGAAAAGTATCCGCCGGTTTGCTCAAGACGATGGATCAATCTATAGATAGTATATCAAGGCATATCCCATTGCCATCAGAGTGGTTTTCAAATAGTTACGATTATCTCATGCTTAAAGTTGATGGGGATAGTATGATTCAGGCAGGAATAGAGCCTAGGGACCATGTTGTCGTCAGAAGGCAAGCGGATGTTGAAAACTATGATATTGCCGTTGCTGTTGTAGATGATGAAGCAACGATGAAAAAAATAGTTAAGATGGGCGACAGTATAATGTTAATGCCTGAAAACAGCAAATATGAGCCGATAATGAAAAAAGCAGATGAAATCTTCATAGCAGGTAAGATCGTTGGAGTTTTGAAGAGCTTGGGATAGAAAAAGAGGCAGAGTATGAAAAAAATCTTATTATTGGAAGATAACATTTCCTGTAGAAAACATTTGCTTAAGATAGCAGCAAGCATAAACCCTACGTTGGATTTTTTTGAAACCGGTAGTGCAAATGAAGCATATAGCTATTCAATATCAAATGATGTCAGTGTGTTTTTGCTGGATATCCAGGTAGAGGATTATTCAGGAATAGAACTAGCCAAACGCTTAAGAAGTATAAAAAAATATCAGTTTACACCGATTATCTTTATTACGGCTATGCCAACTAGACAGCTGGAGGCATTTCGCAAAATCCATTGCTATGATTACATAATAAAGCCTTTTACAGAGGAAGAAGCCGGTAAAGTCCTTAAAAAAATATTGATTGATTACATAGATCGACCTAATGAAACCAAAAACCTAGCATTAAAGTTCAAGAATTTTACTCAAATGATTCCTATGAATGATATTTTGTATGTAGAGTATGTGAATAGAAGAATCATCATCATAACCAAAGAGGAAAAAATAAAATATATGCATATGTCGATGAAAAAATTCAAGCAATTATTAGATGAAGATTTTTTCATGCAAGTACACCAATCCGTTATTATTAATTCAAATTATGTTGAAAAAATAGAGTTCGACGCAAAAAGTATAAAACTATATAGTGTAGAAGAAGAAATTCCAATAGGACGAAGCTATCTAAAAGAAGTGAGAGGTAGATTTGATGACTTATATTGAGACGTTAATCTTATCTTTTTTTGACATGCTTATGTTGACGTACATCATTGTCATTTTAAAAGCTTCATTGAAGAAAATAGATGTCATTAAAGGTTGTTGTGGAGTACTTGTCGGGACGGCATTAATAGGCACGGTGATTTACTTTGTCAGTAATCAGGTGGTTTCTTTTACGGTTAATATTATAATTGCGTTTGTTTTAATTCAAATTATTATGAGAAGTGATTTAAAGCGTATTACGATTACTTATGTATATAGCCTGACGATTTTATGTACAGTTCAACTTCTGACAACCATTGCATATCAGTTGATAAAAGGAAGTTGGGATTACACATTTGTCAGTAGTTTGATAACACAGCTAATAACGGCAGTTATGACTATAGTTATATTAAAAATCTTGCCGATTAATCAATTTTATCATAGCCTTATTAAAGAAAATAAATGGATGCAGATTGTTGTCACTAACGTTTTTTTCGTATATTATGTGTTAGTTATATTATGGAATACAGATTTATATGGGCTGCTTGATAGTATTTTAGGCATACTTATCCTTGTCGTTATTATATTACTTATCAACACGTTAATGATTACTCATGGGATATCTAATCAGATATTATCAGAAAAGATAAAGATGTATGATATGTATTTTCCTGTAATAGAAGATATCATTGAAGAAGTGCGAACAAAGCAACATGATTATCATAATCATATTCAAACTTTATATGCTTTAAAGTCCATGGAGCACTTACCTAATGCCTTTGAGGAATACTTACAAACAATAAAAGCTGATGATATTTGGATGAAGCTTATTCGATTGGATAATAAAGTATTGATGGCGTTTTTATATAGTAAATTTTTACATGCTCAAAAAGATAAAATTAATGTGGAGTTTAAAATTCAGAATTACTTTTTTAACTCTGAACTTCAAGATTATGAACTTATAGAAATTTTTGGGATTCTTATGGACAATTCAATTGAGGCAACTCTTGAAGTCGAAGCAAGAGGATGTGAAATACTTATAGGATATGAAGAGGGGTTAAATATTATTCAAACACGCAATCAAGCGACAGCTATGCTAAACGATAGATTGATAAAAACGTTGAAAAGCGAAAGGAAGCGTCATATTAAAGATAAAACAGGGTATGGGCTTCAAAAATTAACCACTATTGTCAACCGCTATAAGGGACAGATTAAGATAAAATATAACAAAAAAGACCAAGAAATAATTTGTCGAGTAGAGATACCTGATAGTAGTAATTAAAAACTCGTTAAACTATTGACAAGCTCAAAATCTGTGTTAAAATTATACTAGATGAACGTTCAGCTAGTATAAAAAAGCGCATAAAAGGAGAATGATTGATGAGAGCATTATATATGCCACAATTAAATAAAATTGAGCTTAAAGATGTAGAAAAACCACAGCTAAAAAATTCGACAGATGTGATTATTAAAGTGACTTCAACAACCATCTGCGGGAGTGATATTCATATTGTAAATGGAGTTATTCCTACGCAACCGGGCTTTGTATTGGGACATGAGTATGTAGGGATTATCGAAGAAGTTGGAGACGACGTGAAGAACTTTCGGGTGGGGGACCGAGTGATAGGACCACCAGCTCCATTTTGCGGGGAATGTGGTCCTTGCGAAAAAGGAAATGTAGCCCATTGTCTCCATGGAGGAATTCATGGCAGTGGGGTAACCCGCGGCGATATTCCTGGAACTCATGCTGAGTACACGCGTGTACCTCATGGAGATTCGTGTCTTCTTCATGTTCCGCAGCACTTATCGGATGAGGAAGTTATCTTTATCTCCGATATCGTTGCAACTGGATACACAGGAATTCACAAGATGAATTTACAAGAAGGAGAGACACTGCTTGTGTTTGGGTGTGGACCGGTTGGTTTATCAGCAGTGCTTACCGCTAAGTTTAGAAAACCTAAGAACATTATTGTTGTTGAAAAATCCGAACAACGTCTTCAAAAAGCAATGGAACTAGGAGCGACACATGGATTGCTAGTTGGTCGTGATAATGTTGAAGAAGAAGTGGCAAAGATCACAGGAGGCGTCGGTGTAGATGTCGTGATTGATGCTGTGGGTCTAGCCATCACTTTAGAACAAGGATTTAATGCATTAACGGTTGAAGGGCGCCTGTTTATGGTTGGTATTCCTGAAGCCCCAGTGGCTATTCATCCGTTACATTTTTTCAAGAATATTACCTTTAGTATGGGCTTAGGCGATTTGACAAAAATCGAAGAATTGCTAGGCTATGTGGCAAATGGTGAACTTGATTTAAAACCTTTAATCAGCCATCAGATGTCTCTTGATGATGTAGAAGCAGCCTTTGATTTGTTTGCCAATAATCCTAATGAAGTGTTGAAAATAATCATAAAACCATAAATCACTGTACGTTAATCTCCCCTTCCGCTATAATGTAAGTAATACGACGGAAGGGGATTAGTTTATCCATGAGTAAAAAAAGAGATGCAGAAGCATCGATTAAAAAAATCTTAGATGCGGCGAAGATTATTTTTGCCAAAAAAGGATATCACCGAACAACGCTATCCGAGATCGGCGAAAAAAGTGGCTTATCGAGAACGACGCCTTCATATTTTTTCAAAAATAAAGAAAATCTATACAAGACGCTGATTGACAGTCTGATTGAAGATGAAAAAAACTATGTGAGCAACTTGACATTTGAAGGTGAAGTGACCATAGAGGCGCTAAAAGACTTATTATCCAGGCATATAGGCTATACTTTTGAGAATCCATATTTAAGTAAAATTATTATATGGGAATCCTTAGATGATAACCGCCAAGATTGGATTCACAGTTATTTTCCTGACGTGATGCATTGGAGTCATATCTATTTGGAACAAGCCAAAAAACAAGGGTTGCTTCATGAGGAAATCGATACATATTCTTTATGGTTAAATGCCATGGCGATGGCGTGGTTACCAATCATTACAGAACATACGTTTATGCACTCTATTCATAGAGACATCAGTTCCCCGGAATTTCTTGCCTTTCATAAGCGACAAGTAGAGATATTGATTTTTGAGTCTATCCTAAAGAAAGAGTAAAAGTAGGTTTGTTCATAGAGAGGATGGTCTAA
This sequence is a window from Vallitaleaceae bacterium 9-2. Protein-coding genes within it:
- a CDS encoding alcohol dehydrogenase catalytic domain-containing protein, whose protein sequence is MRALYMPQLNKIELKDVEKPQLKNSTDVIIKVTSTTICGSDIHIVNGVIPTQPGFVLGHEYVGIIEEVGDDVKNFRVGDRVIGPPAPFCGECGPCEKGNVAHCLHGGIHGSGVTRGDIPGTHAEYTRVPHGDSCLLHVPQHLSDEEVIFISDIVATGYTGIHKMNLQEGETLLVFGCGPVGLSAVLTAKFRKPKNIIVVEKSEQRLQKAMELGATHGLLVGRDNVEEEVAKITGGVGVDVVIDAVGLAITLEQGFNALTVEGRLFMVGIPEAPVAIHPLHFFKNITFSMGLGDLTKIEELLGYVANGELDLKPLISHQMSLDDVEAAFDLFANNPNEVLKIIIKP
- a CDS encoding TetR/AcrR family transcriptional regulator produces the protein MSKKRDAEASIKKILDAAKIIFAKKGYHRTTLSEIGEKSGLSRTTPSYFFKNKENLYKTLIDSLIEDEKNYVSNLTFEGEVTIEALKDLLSRHIGYTFENPYLSKIIIWESLDDNRQDWIHSYFPDVMHWSHIYLEQAKKQGLLHEEIDTYSLWLNAMAMAWLPIITEHTFMHSIHRDISSPEFLAFHKRQVEILIFESILKKE